Within the Stenotrophomonas sp. 610A2 genome, the region GCCCGGGTCAAAGTTCGTAGAAATCGCGCAGCTGCCGGGTACGGTCCTGCGCGTGGGTGGTAAGACAGTGCATCTGCGCACCATTGCGCGATGTACCGTCGGCATTGAAGGCGTAGACCGCGTCGCAGTCCTTGTCGCGCAACTGGATCCAGGCGCGTTGCGCCTCAATCAATTGCTGCTCGGCAGCGCCGCAATGCGTGCAGCTGCCATCGGCGGCCTGCTGCTGTAGTTGGCGGCGGGCGAGCTTGTACGTGGTGTTCAAGACCGTATCAGCGTCGGTGGCGCGATCGGAGGCGCACAGGTCGCTCTCCATCGTGCTGGTGACGTTCGCACAGTCGATGCCTTCGGCAGCACGATCCAAGTTCTGCGCATGGGCAGCGGCCAGCGGCAGGCACGCCATGGCCATAGCCGACAGCAAGCGCGGTAGCGTGTTCACGCAGCCGCTCCCACGCGCGCCAGGGCAGCGTCCATCGCATAGCGGTAGCTGTCGGCGCCGAAGCCGCAGATCACGCCGATAGCTTTGTCGCTCAGGTAGCTGTGCTGGCGGAAGGGCTCGCGCGCATGCGGGTTGGACAGGTGGATCTCGATGAACGGAATTGCCACCCCGGCCAGCGCATCGCGCAGGGCCACCGAGGTATGAGTGAAGGCCGCGGGGTTGATCAGGATGAAAGCGGTTCCATCGGCACGCGCAGCCTGCACCCGGTCCACCAGCACATGCTCGGCGTTGGACTGCAGGTGTTCGCTCTGGTGCCCCTGCGCCTGTGCCTGTGCAGCGAGCGCAGCGTCGATCTGGGCCAAGGTGGTGTGGCCGTAGACGTCGGGCTCGCGTGTGCCCAGCAGGTTGAGGTTGGGGCCGTGAAGGACCAGCAGTTTTGCCATGTGCCAAGGGTCGGCGGGGAAGGGCGGCAGTGTGAGGGAAGCGGGGAATGCTGTCCAGTTCGGCGAAATTAGCAGTGTTTTAATCGTTTGTTTGAAATTTGGGGCTTTGCTGGGGCAGCCCGTGGTGCGGTGCTTCACGGCTGTCTTGGTAAATCTTGGAGACACCCGCAGCAGCCTGGCCAAGAGTAGTCCGCCTGCGCGATGCGCGGAACTTGCGGGGAAATGAGCGAAGTTGGGCCTTCCCCAAGACCCAAGACGACCAGAGCCCCTCTCCCGCCCGCGGGAGAGGGGTTGGGGTGAGGGCAGAGCGAAGCAGCAATCTTGGATTCCCAGGAAACCATCCGCAACTGGCTTTGAGCGATGAAGCCAAAGCTCCCCTCATCCGCCCCTTCGGGGCACCTCGCTCCGCGCCCCGGCCCCGCGTAGCACGCGGGGCGTACGAACAGTCACGTGCCTACGGCCCGTAAACGCCTGTTCTTAACCCCGTCAGCGGGAGAAGGGACGGCTGGCGTTCCCCGCCTCCCAGTAATCACCCATTAATAGACGACCGGTCTATTCGAAGTAAGCTCCACCCCATGAACCTCTCCCCAAAAGCCCAAGCCACCCGCCAGCACATCCTGGACACCGGCTACCGGCTCGTCCTGCAGAAGGGCTTTGCCGCCCTCGGCCTGCAGGAAATCCTCAAGGCCTGCGCCGTGCCCAAGGGCTCGTTCTATCACTACTTCGCGTCAAAGGAAGTGTTCGGCTGCGAGCTGCTGCAACAGTACGTAGACGGCTACGGGTGCAAGCTCGAGCAGCTGCTGGCCGAACCCGGCAACGGTCGCGAGCGGTTGATGCGCTACTGGGACGCCTGGGCGCGTGACCCGGCCGATCCGGCGCAGGGTTGGGCCGAAGAGTGCCTGGTGGTGAAGCTGGCCGCCGAGGTGTCCGACCTTTCCGAGGACATGCGTCGCGTGCTCGACAAGGGCGTGCAGCGTCTGCTGCAACGCATCGCCGCACTGGTCGAAGAAGGCCGCGCCGACGGCTCGCTGCCGAACGGCAAGCCCGCACTGGATGTCGCCCGCGTGCTGTACCAGATGTGGCTGGGTGCGGCCCTGCTGTCCAAGCTCAGCCAGGACCGTCTGCCGCTGCTGCAGGCCCGCGAAGCCACCGAACACCTGCTGTTGTGCGGCAACACCGTCGCACTTTCCACCCCCACCAATTGAAGGCAAAGCCATGAATGTTCTGTTCGTACTGACCTCGCACGACCAGCTCGGCGACACCGGGCACAAGACCGGCTTCTGGCTGGAGGAATTCGCCGCCCCGTACTACGTGTTCAAGGATGCCGGCGCCAACATCACCCTCGCATCGCCGGCTGGCGGACAACCGCCGCTGGACCCGCGCAGCGATGAGCCCGATGCACAGACTCCGGCCACCGACCGTTTCCGCAGCGACCGCGATGCACAGAAGCAGCTGGCCACCACGCTGCCGCTGAAGCAGATCGACGCCGCCCAGTTCGACGCGGTGTTCTACCCTGGCGGCCACGGTCCGCTGTGGGATCTGGCCCGCGATGCCGACTCCATTGCCCTGATCGAAACCTTTGATCGCGCCAACAAGCCGCTGGGGCTGGTCTGCCATGCCCCTGGCGCGCTGATCGCCGCACGCGCTGCCGACGGCAAGCCGCTGGTTGCCGGCCGCAAGGTCACCGGTTTTTCCAACAGCGAAGAAGACGCCATCGGCCTGAGCGCGGTGGTGCCCTTCCTGATCGAGGACGAGTTCACCCGCCTCGGCGGCAACTACAGCAAGGGCCCGGATTGGGCGCCTTACGTGCTCAACGACGGCCACCTCGTCACCGGCCAGAACCCGGCTAGCTCCGAAGCCGTGGCCAAAGCCTTGCTCGCACAACTGGCCTGAGCGCCATAACCCCGTAGCCCGGGTAAGCGAAGCGCACCCGGGAAACAAGCAGTCAACAAACGGTTCCACATCTGCTTTCAACCGACGTACCCAAAACACTCCCACAAGGAATCGGCAATGAAGATCTTCTACAAAACCCGCGCCACCGCCACCGGTGGTCGCGCCGGCCGTACCGCACTGGACGACGGCAGCCTCGCCCTCGATCTGGCCCTGCCGGGTTCCAACAAGGCAGGCGCAAACCCCGAGCAGCTGTTCGCCCTCGGCTACGCCGCCTGTTTCGACAACGCCCTGCCGGTCGCTGCCAAGCAGCTGCAGTTGCAGCCCGCCGGCACCGCCACCTCGGTGGAAGTGGGCATCGGCCAGACCGCCGAAGGCGGCTACGCACTGGATATCGACCTGCACGTTGAAGTGAAGGGCCTGGAACAAGCCGACGCCCAGCGTCTGGTCGAAGCCGCGCACAAGATCTGCCCGTACTCCAACGCCACGCGCGGCAATGTGGATGTGCGGCTGCATGTGACTGCGGCCTGATTCGAGATCAAAAGCCAAGTCAAAACCGGGGTCAGAGTGGAGTTTCGTTCCGAAACCCCACTCTGACCCCGGTTTTGACCCGCAACAGGAGACAACTATGCGCAGCGCCATCCACACCACCTTCGGTGAGCCAGCCGAAGTACTGGCCTTGGGCGACAGCCCCATCCCGCAGCCCGGCCCCGGCGAAGTCAGGATCAAAACCCTGCTCGCATCCATCCATAACCACGACCTGTGGACCGTGCGCGGCAAGTACGGCTACAAGCCCACCTTGCCAGCCATCGGCGGCAGCGAAGCAGTAGGCATCGTTGAGGCACTGGGCGAGGGTGTCGAAGGCATCACCATCGGCCAGCGCGTCATGGCCGCCTCGGTGCACGGCACCTGGGCCGAATACTTCATCGCACCCGCACGCATGGTCATCCCGGTACCGGACGGCATCGTCGATGAAGCCGCAGCACAGCTGATCGCCATGCCGCTGAGCGCGCTGATGCTGCTGGAATTCCTGCAGGCTGAGCCTGGCCAATGGATCGTGCAGAACACCGCCAACGGCGCCGTCGGCAAGACCCTGGCCATGCTGGCCGCCGCACGCGGCGTGCACGTGCTCGGGCTCGTACGTCGCGATGCGGGTGTCGACGAACTCAAGGCACTGGGCATCGACAACGTGCTGTCCACCACCCAGCCGGATTGGAAGGCGCGCGCACAGGCGTTGCTTGGCGACACACTGGCACACGCGGCAGTCGATTCCATCGGCGGTCAGGCCAGCGCGGATCTGGTGTCACTGCTAGGCGAAAACGGCACGCTGGTTTCGTTCGGCACCATGGCCGGCGAAGCCATGCAGATTCCCTCAGGCGACCTGATCTTCAAGCAGGCCACGGTGAAGGGTTTCTGGGGCAGCAAGGTCAGCCAGCAGATGTCGGTTGAGAACAAGCGTCGACTGGTAGGCGAGCTGCTGCAGCGCGTGCTGAGTGGCGAACTGGAACTGCCGGTGCAGGCGATCTACGGGTTGGGTGATGTTGCCGAAGCGGTGACGGCGAGCTTGTTGCCCGGACGCAAGGGCAAGGTGTTGTTGCGGCCCTGATGGTTGGTCAAAACCGGCAAAACCGGGGTCAGAGTGGGGTTTCGTTCCGAAACCCCACTCTGACCCCGGTTTTGCCCCGGTTCCCTGAAGGCCTCAGCGCTTCGAAGCAGCCGGAGTATACGGATCAGGCGTGCCCATTTTGATTGGGGGATATCTCTTGAGGCTGGCTTCCCAGTCGTACACCACCTTCATCATCGGCGTGGCGAGCCAGGACACCTTGACCCCGACATCGCGCTCTTCTTTAAGGTCGGTAAGCAGATTGATGATCTTGGGCTCCGCCAAGGTGACCGGTGGGTCATACATGTTTTCCTGCCAGATGAAATGCATCTTCCAGTCATGCCACTTCACTGCCGACAACCGGTCGGCGACATAGGCAGGAAAGCCCTCGCGGTTGGAATGCGGCTGCTTGCCCTCGAAGAACGCAAGCTGGTTGACGCCGTCAATGGCGCGATCGCTGGGTACTTTTGCGCCAGCTACTTCGGCCAGCGTGGGAAACACATCAACGATGTGCACGATATCGTTGCTGACCGTGCCGGCCGGAATCCTGCCCGGCCAGCGGATGATGAAAGGTGCACGCAGTGATGCTTCGGTTGCGGTGAAATAGGTGCCGCGCCACGGACCACTGTCGCCTTGCCATGGGTCGGTGGCCTCTGGGCCATTGTCGCTGGCGAAAACAACGATGGTGTTGTCCTCGATGCCTGCATCACGGATGGCATCGAGAATCTGGCCGGTGCGAGCATCCATCTCGGCCAGACAATCGGCCCAATCGCCATTACCGGTTTTGCCGACGAATTCCGGGTGGGGCAGTACCGGCATATGTACCATCGACGAGGAGACATAGGCGAAGAATGGCGTGCCTTCGCGCGCGTTCTTCTGGATGAAGGTCACGGCATGGTCGGTAATCTCGGCCTCCATTGTGCGCCGCGCCTGTAGATTCAAAATGCCAACCTGACGCGGCTTCTGACCCTTGCGGGCTTCGTAGATGGGTTCCGGGGCGACCACCTCGGAATTCCAGCCATGTCTGTTGCCAAACGAGGGCCACAAGCCGTCAGCTTCATTCTGCGCGGACCACATGGCTTCATCGTAGGTGCGCGGAATCCCATACCACTCATCGAAACCTTGCCCAGTCGGCAAGCGTGCTTCGGCGCTGCCGAGATGCCACTTGCCCCACATGCCGGTTTTATAGCCTTGCCCGGACAACAGCTCGGCAATGGTTATTTCCCACAGCGTCAAACCATCGGCTTGGCCGCCTACCGGCACCGCATAGGTGCCGGAGCGCATCGAGAAACGCCCGGTCATCAGCGCAGATCGGCTCGGTGAGCACTGTGCTTCAACGTTGAAGTTCAGCAGGCGCATGCCCTGGCCTGCCAGCGCATCGATCCTCGGCGTCGGCGCACCACGCAGAATGCCGCCGCCGTATACGCCAAGCTCGCCGTAGCCGAGGTTGTCGGCAAGAATGAAAACGATGTTGGGCTTGGCACTGTTGGCTGCCGGTGCCGTGCCCGCACACAGCGGCAGGGCGAGTGCGAGGCTGGAAACCAGCGCTCGGCGCATCACCGAGACCCTGTTCCAGTTTGATGGGTTCAAGCGCTGCGGCTCGGTCGCCATGGCTCACCTCGAAGTGAAATATGCGGCATGAGTCGCTGCGGGAGCTTTCAGCACGTCGCGACATTCAGTCTAGGAATTTCCAGTGCCGCGTATCTAAGTAATGAGACTTGCGTGCGAACAGTATTTCTACTGACGGAACTCGGAGCGAGGTTCAAAACCGGATCAAAACCGGCAAAACCGGGGTCAGAGTGGGGTTTCGTTCCGAAACCCCACTCTGACCCCGGTTTTGCCGGTTTTGATCCGGTTTTGCCGTTATCCCCGAAACCGCTCAAGAACCCCACCCGGATAATCCCGCTGAAACGGCAAATCCTTGCGGTGCGCATAACCGATATAGCAATCACAACGCTGGTTCGGGCAGCCGCGCGGACGCAGCTGGGCCGCAAAGCTGCCGTCATAAAGATTGCCCAGTGGCTCGGCGACGAAGTGGCAGCGTTTGACGTTGCCGTCGCCATCCACTGACACCACGTTCTCGCCGGTGAAGCAGGGCGCGCCGAGGCTTGCCGAGGGTTCGAGGTTGAACAGGAAGTGCGGGTCCACGCGTTGCAGCTGTTGAATCTCGGCATCGCTGTAGTAACCGGCAGGGCGCTCATCGTAGGCGTTGATCCACATCGGCACGTTGTCTGGCAGCTCCTCGCGCAGCAATTGGATCTCTTCCAGATGTTCACGCATCGCCACCATGCCAACCGTGTAACGCACGCCGCGCCGCGCCAGTTCATTGCAGCGGGCCAAGAAGGCGGCGCGGGTTACCTGTCCCGGGTGGTAGGTGCACCACAGCGCGAAGCTGTCGAGATTGACCTCATCCAGCCAGCGCGTGCCGATGCACAGGTTGGTCTGTATCACCACGCGACGGACATGCGGCATATGGCTCAGCTGCACCATCGCCTCGCGGTAGTGGCGGCGCACCAATCCCTCGCCCCACGGCGTGAACAGCACCGACAACTCCATCGTCTGCCGCTCCGCCCAGTCGACGAAGCGCGCAAGGTCCTCGGCGTCGCGGCGCAGGGCGGCGCGGGTGTCGTAGGTCTTGGCGAAGGGGCAGTACGGGCAGTCGTAGTTGCAACTGCTCAGCCGCCCGCGATAGAGGATGGAAAGATGCATGCGCGGCTCAATCCAATTGATAGTCGCGCATGCGCTCGGCCACGCCCGCGGAGATCAGCCAAGGGCCGATGGTGTCGGCGCGGGCAAGACCAGTGTCGTTCAAGGCAACCAGTGCATCCTCGCGCGTGGCCAGGCCCTGCTCGAACAGCTCATCCAGCTGCGGCAGGTCGTCGAAACACTCCGTGCCGAAGCGCTCACGGTATTGCGCAAGATCCAGGCCCGGCTGCGCCAGCAGTGACTGGATGACGAAGCGGCGACGGCGCTCGTCCTCATCCAACCGCACGCCGTAGTCGATGCGGGCGAAAGAGGCCTCATCGCGTTCCAGGTAATGCGCAAGAATATCCGCCACCGAGCGGCGGCTGACACCGTATTCGCTGGAGTAGTGCAGGCCGCTGGTATACGAGCGGGCGCCGCAGCCGATGCCAACCATGCCGTCGCTCTGGCAGCAGTACGCCGGCCCACCGGAATCCGGCGCGTTGGCCGCGCGGAACATGCGCATCGATACCTGCTCATAGCCCGCGGCCAGCAGACGCTCGCGGCCGGCGTCATATAGCGCCAGGCGGTTGTCCACCGATTCGGGATGAATGACGAACGAGCGCTTGCCGCCTTCCTTCGCACCGATGCGATCCAGCCCGGTATGCGGGCGCACGTATAGCGGATAGAGGTAAAGCTCTTCCGGCTGGAAGGCGAGGGCGCTGTCGATCGAGGTCAGGAAGCTGGCCACGGTCTGCCCGGCGATGCCGTAGATCAGGTCCAGGTTGAGCGTTGGAATGCCGGCTGCACGAATCTGCGCGATGGCTTCCTCGACCACCGCGCGTTGCTGCGGCCGCACCAGCGAGCGCACTTCCGCATCGCTGAAGCTCTGGATGCCCATGCTGACGCGGTCGATGCCGGCGTCGCGGCAGATTTTCATCTTCGCCGCGTCCACGGTTTCCGGCGATACCTCGATGCCTGCGGGAATCGAATGCAGGTCGATATTGGCGTGGCGCTGCACGAAGTCGAACAGCCGCTGCAGTTGCGGCGCATCCAGATAGGTAGGCGTGCCGCCGCCCAGCGCGAAGCGCACGAAGCGGTGTTCACCCAGAGCTTCGGCTGTCACCCGCAACTGCTTCTCCATCTGCGCCAGATAGGCTTCCACCTGTGCCGGCGCTGGCCGCGCCATTGCGAACAGATTGCAGAAGCCGCAGCGGTAGCTGCAGAACGGCACGTGCAGGTACAGGAACAACGCATCACGCGGTTCACTCGCCCAGGCATCGGCAAGCAGCGGCGGCTGGGTGATAGGCCGGTACGCGGACTTGTGCGGGTAGGAGTAGGAATAGGCCTGGTAGGGCTCGAGCCGCAGCAGCTCTGACAAACGATGGACGGTCATGGGCTCAACACAAAATGCGCATAGGGGACGTTCATCACCGTCTCGTGGGCGAGGCGGTGGCCGTGGAAGCCATCCTCACCGTAAGCGGTGCCATGGTCGGAACAGATGATCACGAAGGCCGGCCCACGCGCGCGCAAGGCCGCGAACAGCGCCGCCAACTCGCCATCAACGTAGCGCAGTGCGGCGCAGTGGCTGTCCAGTCCATCCGCGTCGCAGCCAGGCTGGTAATGCCGGTTCGGCTGGTGGATGGCCGAGACATTGATGAAGAGGAAGCAGCGCTGCTCGCCCGCTGCCTGCAGGCGCTCGCAGGCCAGTGCCACCTGGCGCTCGGTGGAGTCGATCGCGGTCACGCCGAGCTCGGGCTGCCAGTGGCTTTCCTCGAACAGGCCTGGCAGTTGCGAGCCCAGCGCATTGCGGCGGTTGAAGAAGCCAACGCCGCCAATGCAGATGGTGCGGTAACCCTGATCACGGAAGCCGCCGACGATATCGGCACGGCCGGAGAACACGAACGTCTCCGGCACGATGGTCTCGCTGCCTTCAAACTCCAGCGCGAACAGGCGCGGATGCGGCCCTGGCAGCGCAGGCGTGGGCAGGAAGCCGGCAAAGAACGCCGAGTGCGCCGCATAGGTGAAGCTGCCCGGCGTATGCCGCAGCTCCCAGCCATCGGCCGGCAGGTGCGGCGCAAGCACCGGCAGCTCGCCGCGCTCGAAGCAGCGCTGGGCCGCATCGAAGCGCAGCGCGTCCAGGGTGATCATCACCACGTCATGGCTGCCGACGATGCGGTGCATGTCGGGCAAGCGGGTCTCAAGCATGGGCGTACTCGTTGATGGCAGAACGCGCAGGCGCCAACAACGCCTGGTCTTCATAAGTGGTGCGCCCGGCATGGCGCAGGTCCAGCAGCAGGTCGCCGAAGCCATTGGCTTCCAGCACCCAGCTACGCGTGCCGCGCACGATCAGGTCGAAGCCGATCATGCGGCTGGCGGGGAATGCAGCCGCGGCCTTCACCGTGGCAGCTTGCAGATGGCGGATGGCGTCGGCATCCAGCAGTGCTTCCAGTTGCGTGCGCGCATTGCCCAGGTGCAGGTTGGTCAGCGCGCCCGCGCTCATCCGCGCCACCCGCTGCCGTGGCTGGCCATCGAGTGCGACCACGCGCACGTCATAGCGGCGGCCATCGCTACCCGGCACGGTGGGCTTGGGAATCCAGCGCTCGATGTAGGCGCCTTGCTCGGCAAGCAGGTCCACCAACCGTGCGATATCGCCGTGCCGGTCGTACCGACGCTGCCGCAGCGAATTGAAAACCCGCCAGCGGCCGTCCTGTTCCACGAGCTCCGCCGAACCATAGGCCACCTCGCGTCCATCGCGGTTGCGCGCGTAAGCCAGCACGCCAGCACCGGACGAACCGTAACGGGCCTTGATGAAGACACGCTCGCAGGCCGCATCGCGCAGCCGTGTGCACAGATCCTCGTAGCCGCTGATCGCCCCAAACAAAGGCGGTACTGCCACGCCTGCATCGGCCAGCAGGTGCTGGCAGCGGAGCTTGTCCGACATGCAGGCAAGATCGGCCGGTGCATTGAGGTAACGCGGCCCCGCCGGAAGCGACGCCAGCACATCGGCAAAGCCGGCATACCAGAACTGCTGATGCACCAGCTCACCATGCGCGGCAGGCAAGGGCGCATCGCCAGCAGCGCCGGACAGCTCCCAGCCACGCAGCACCAAGGCCTGATGCAGCGCAGGCGCTTCGCCGGGTGACTCCAGTTTGACGATGGCATCGGGCGCCTGCGCGAGTGCCTCAAGCAGGCGCGCAGGCTCGGCGAGCAGGGTTTCGTAATCGAACACATGCGCGGCAGGCGCACCCTGATCGTGCAGGGCACGCTGCAGCCACCCGATACGGCGGCTGCCGCGCGGGCCGATCAACAGCCAATTGGCCATCTTCGCCTTACTCGGACACCGCCACGTAGCGGTCGCCGTCGTCTTCTTCTTCCGGATCGTCCAGCACCACCGTGCACGGCAGCGCTTGCAGCTTCTGCTGCCAGGCCTCGGAAATGTAGTGGTGGCTCAGGTCGATGCGCTGCAGGCTGCCCAGGTTCGGGCTCTCGCACAGCGCCTGCGCGCCGACGTCGCCGATGGTGCCCAGCGACAGGTCCAGCGTCTGCAGCGTGCCCAGCCACGGCTCACCGGCCAGCCACACCGCCAGCTCGTCGCTGATCATGGCGTTGCGCAGGCCCAGGTAATGCAGGCGCTCCGGCCCGATCGCCAACAACAATCGCTGGTAGACCGCCACATCGCCATCGAAGCCATAACCATCATCGCCAAGCCACAGCTCAAGATGGCGCAGGGCCGGCAGCGTGGAGTTGGCGATGGCGATTACGATCTCGTTCGGCAGGCCACCGCTCTCGATCGCCAGTTCCTGCAGCGACGCATGCGTGAAGGGCTGCAGCTCAAGCTCGGAGGTGCCACGGATACGCAGCGACTCCAGGCCCGGGAAGGCTTCCAGCAGCGGGTTGTAGGAGATCTGGTTGATCCACGACATCTCGCAGTCTTCGTAGGTCATGTCGCCCACGAACAGCGCCTTCAGGTTGCCCAGCTCGGCACGGCGCGCAATCAGCCCATCGATCAGGCCCTGCGGGCCGTCACTGGAAGCCTCATCCCATGCGCCGATGACCAGCACTTCAATCGACTTCGGATCAACCTGCTCGAAGAAATTGGCCAGCAGTTCCTCCTGGCTCTCGTCGCTGTCGTATTCCTGCATCAAGCGGTAAGCGACATCGCCGGCTACGGCCGAGCCACCCATCTTGAAGTCAACGACTTTCTTGCCACGATAAACCTGCGTGTATTCGCCAATGGTCACGGTACGTCCTTGCCGGAATGGTGCCGTAGCATAACCGAGAGGATGCGAATGCTGGCAGCAATGCATCACGTTCGATGGAAGGCATACAGCCTTCGCCATTCCGTAACGATGCTGTGCTAACGCAGCAAGCAAGCGCAAACAAGTAAGCGGAAGAACCAAGCGAAGCCAGCTCAACCCCCTCCCTTGCGCGCAGCGCAGGGGAGGGCTGGGGAGGGATGCTCTTCGCAGCAAGCCAGCAGCGCAAACATTCCCAGCTTCGCGGCTCACGCCGCTCCTACAAAAGCGCGCCAGCCACGCAGCGGCGACAAGCGAAGCCAGCTTCAACCCCCTCCCTTGCGCAAAGCGCAGGGGAGGGCCGGGGAGGGGTGCTCTTCGCAACAAACCAACACCTCAAGCACCCCAGCTTCGCAGCTAACGCAGCTCCCACAAAACCAAACAACCAGCTTCAGACCTACATCGAACTACAAACAGCCACATAATTCCCCTGGCTGATATTCAAATACTTGACCCCGTTGTAGTACTTGTACCCAACCCCCATAACCCGATGCCCACTCTCGGTAGGGAACACCACAAACTCATACTCATCCCCAAACAGCGGATCAGCAGGCGTAAAGCTCAGATTGACCTTGTCGCCAAGATCATCGTGCTTCCGCTTCCAGGTCATCTTCCCCTGCAAGTCCTCGCCTAGCAGCTTCACCTGTGCCCGCTGCGTCTTGGTGTCCCAGGAGATCAATTCCGGGCCAATTGAATCACCCTCGATCTTGCAGATGGTCGTCTCGGCAAAAGCCGGCGCAGCAACGCCCAACA harbors:
- a CDS encoding STM4015 family protein — protein: MTIGEYTQVYRGKKVVDFKMGGSAVAGDVAYRLMQEYDSDESQEELLANFFEQVDPKSIEVLVIGAWDEASSDGPQGLIDGLIARRAELGNLKALFVGDMTYEDCEMSWINQISYNPLLEAFPGLESLRIRGTSELELQPFTHASLQELAIESGGLPNEIVIAIANSTLPALRHLELWLGDDGYGFDGDVAVYQRLLLAIGPERLHYLGLRNAMISDELAVWLAGEPWLGTLQTLDLSLGTIGDVGAQALCESPNLGSLQRIDLSHHYISEAWQQKLQALPCTVVLDDPEEEDDGDRYVAVSE